The Blattabacterium sp. (Blatta orientalis) str. Tarazona genome contains the following window.
TTCCATATGTTTTGTTTCTTATTTTTCCTCTTCTAGTTTTTTTATCTCCTTTTCCCATTTTTTTTATAAATTTTTGAAATAATTTCTTTATGTATTTTTTTTGCTTTCTTTTCTAAGAAAGAAATATCTTGGATATTTTTAATGATTATATTAGAATGTTTTATTTTTTTTCTATTAGAAATTTGAATATTGAGACGATTCAGAATTTGATCTTCTTTTAAATTATCTCTTTTCATAACTCTTTCAATCATTGTTTCTACGGGGGAAGTTAAAGTGATAATTAAATCACAGTTTTTATATGCTCCACTTTCAAATAAAATAGCAGATTCTTTGATGAAATATAAAGTTTTTTTTTGAGATAAAATCCAATTTTTGAAATCTAAAAAAACCCAAGGGTGAACAATGGAACATAACAATTTTAATGCAATAGGATCTCTAAATACTTTTTCAGATAAAAAATTTGTGTTTATTCTATTTTTTTCATAAGATTTTTTTCCAAAAATTTTTATAATATTTTTTCTTATATTCTCGATTTTGTTCATTAATATTTTTCCTCTTTTATCAGAGGAATAAACAGGAATTCCTTTTCTTTCAAAAAAAGAGGAAAATAAACTTTTTCCAGTGCCCATCTTTCCAGTAACTCCTATTAAAAAATATTTCATTTCTTTTCTATTTTAGGTGTTTTTGCACTAAAAGTATTTCCATAACGTAATTGAGTTAATTCTTTAGATATAGTATTTCTTTCAAGTTTTATTTTTCCTACAATGGTTTCTAATATATAGAAGTGATCTGTAACTTCTATAATTTTTCCATGTATCCCTGAACTCGTTACTATGTGATTCCCTTTTTTTATATTTTCTTGGAATTTCTTTTCTATTTTTTGTTTTCGTATTTGGGGACGTATCATGAAAAAATAAAATACAATAAATATTAGAGCAAACATCCAAAGAGTATTTGTTATAGGATTTTGTTGTAATATGGAAAACATAAAATAAAAATTAATATTTCTTTATAAATAATAATAAAATAAATAAACATAAGAATAAATTAATTACTTTAATCCTTTTCCTACTTTGAAAATTTTATTATTTTTATGTAACAATTTGAATACTTGATCTAGAATTCCATTAATAAAAGTTTTGCTTTTATCCATACAAAAAATTTTTGCAATTTCTATATATTCATTCATCGTTGCTTTTGGGGGAATATTTGGAAAATATAAGAATTCACAAATAGCCATTTGTAATATGATTAAATCAATTATGGCTATCCTTTCTATATTCCAATTGTTGGATATATTGCTAATTAATTCATTAAATTCCCTTTTATGAAAAATTGTGTTTCTATATAAACTAACGATAAATTTTTTACTTTCATCGTTCCTATAAACATTATACAATTTAAAATTTTTTGGAGTAGATAATTGAATAAATTGCAAAGTTTTACACACCATCATATGTGCTATATATAAGTCATTTGATCCATTTATATACAGATCTTCTATATATTCTACCAATTTTTTATTAGGAATGACAAAATTTTTGTAATATTTGATGAGAAAATTTTTATCTTTTTCAAAAGAAGAATTAGGCTCTTGAATATCCAAAAAATTGGATTCTTGTATTTCCTTTAATAAAAAAAGAACATATTGATCTTGTTTTTCCCATAAGATTTTTTCAGAATTTTTTTTCTTGTAATCATATTCCAATAAATATTTATTATTAGACAATATTTTTATTACAGAATTATATGCAATTTTTTGCACAGGACTAATTTTATTTTTAGGAATAAATCGATTTATTTTTAGTGCTTTATCTCTAATTTTTAAGATCAAATGAAGAAGCGATATATACAAATCATGCAATTCATCAATGCTTTGAAGCATGTTTTTTTCTACTTTACTTGAATCCATTTTAGATAGATGTTGAGCATATAAAAATTGCAAACTTCTTATTCTGAAATATCGCCTAATTAACATTTTTTTAAATGGCATAGATTTTTTTTATACAATAACGTAAGTCTTGCAATTTTTGCAATTATATAAATAAAAAGTGAAACTTAAAAAGTTTGTAATTTTGTGTTTTGTATGGGGGGTTTACTGTCTTTTAGTAAGAAATATTTTCGTAAATATAAATCACGTTTGTGCATGGGGTTTATATTAATTTTAATATCCAATGTTTTAACTTTGTTGCCTATTCCATATATAGGAAAATCTATTAATATCATAAAAAATATTTTCACAAGTTTTTCAAAACATGATACAAGGGATTATTCCAATTTAGAAATGAAGATCTGCATCTATACAGGTATTATATTGATAATTCCAATTATAGGTGGATTTGTAAAATATCACATGAGGCAATGTATTATTACTACATCTAGAATGATTGAATTTGATATAAAAAATGAAATATTTTCGCATTATCAAAAACTTAATTTATCTTTTTACAGAAAAAATTCAACAGGAGATTTAATGAATCGTCTTACAGAAGATGTTTCTTTTATACGACAGTATATAGGTCCAGGAGTCATGTATTTTATCAATCTTGTAGTTTTATTTTTAATGGTTATCATACAAATGTTTCGTATAGATCGAACATTAACCTTTTATGTAATATTACCTATACCAATTCTTTTTGTTTCTATTTATTATATTAGTATTTACATAACTAAAAAAAGTGAAGAAGTTCAAAATTATCAATCTATTATTTGTTCTTTTATGCAAGAAACTTTTTCTGGGATTCAAGTAATTAAATCATTTGTATCTGAAAAATTTTTTCAAGAAAAACATAAAAAAGTTATATTGGAATATCGAAATAAAAATATAGAATTGGCAAAAATTGATACCATTCTATCTTCTGTTATTATTTTTCTTATTGGAACAAGTCATTTATTAATTCTTTTTTTTGGAGGTAAAAAATATTTTAAAGGAGAAATAAGAGAAATAGGAACTATTGCAGAATTTTTTACGTATATAAATGTTTTGATTTTTCCTTTTATTATTTTAGGATGGGTGGTCTCTATTGTAGAAAGAGCGAAAGTATCACAAATACGTATTAATGAATTTTTAAAAGAAACGCCTGAAATATTTAATAATAATAATTTAATAAAAACTAAAATTTTTGGAAAGGTTCAATTTAAAAATGTTAGCTTTATTTACAACAGAAAAGACAAACCTACGAAAACTATAAGTAAAGTATCTTTTACTATTCCAAAAGGGAAAACTTTAATATTGACTGGAGAAACAGGATCTGGAAAAACGACTATAGGGAGATTGATATCCCGTTTATATGATCCTTATAAAGGAGAAATTCTTATCGATAATCTATCTTTGAAAAATCATGATCTTTATAATTTCCGAAGTAAAATAGGTTACGTCCCTCAAGAATCCTTTCTATTTTCGGATTCTATTTATAATAACATAGCTTTAGGAAGTATAGAAAAAGTGGAACCTTGTAAAGTTTATGATGCAGCGAAAAAGGCTATGATAGAAAATGATATTCTTAATTTTAAAAACGGATACGAAACTGTTATAGGAGAAAGAGGAATAACTTTATCTGGAGGTCAGAAACAAAGAATATGTATAGCTAGAGCTATTATAAGAAATCCAAGCATTCTTATATTTGATGATAGTTTTTCTGCTATAGATCAAAAAACTAGAAAATCAATCATTCGTTATATAAAAGAGGATATGAAAAATACTACTATTATCATTATTACACATGATATTTCATATATATCTGATTTTGATCTTATTATTGTTTTGAAAAATGGAAAAATATCTAAAATAGGAAATCATAGTATCTTTTTTTAAAAAAAATTATTTAGAATAATTTCAGGAAAACGTGGTATAGACCGTTTTTTTTATTTAGATTTGCTTAATTAGGAATATAATATTGTTTGAAATGGACGAAAAAGAAAATATTAAAGAAAGAAATGAAATTTGTTCACGTACTCTAAAGACTGGGAGTCGTACTTATTTTTTTGATGCAAGAGAAACTAGAGCAGGAGATTATTATTTAACTATAACTGAAAGTAAGAAAAACTTTTCTGAAACTGGTGAAGTTACTTATAAAAAACATAAAATATACTTGTATAAAGAAGATTTTTCAAAGTTTCAGAGCATATTAGATGATATGATTCGATTTATCATTAATGAAAAAGGAAGAGAAGTCATCTCAGAGCGTCATCAAAAAGATTTTAAAAATCATGCTTTTAATCAAGAAATTAAAGATGTGCAAAAAAAAACATCAGAAACGAAAAATTTTACAAATATTGATTTTGAAGATATATAATGGCAAAAGCAGTATTCATTCATTATAGTTTTTATAGTGATTTTTTAAGTTGTTATTGATTGATTTTTATGGATAACTATAGGAATATAATGAATAATATTAATACTTTTATATTTGATGTTGATGGGGTATTAACAAATTGTACTTTAAATCTATTTCCTGACGGAAATATGGTTCGTCAAATGTTTGCTAAAGATGGATATGCCATGCAATTAGCAAAAAAAAAAGGCTATAATTTGTGTATTATAACAAGGGGATCAGATTTGATGGTTTTTAGACGTCTAAGAGGTTTGAATATTCGTCATATTTATCAAGGAGTTAATAATAAAAAGAAATATTTAGATGAATATTGTCATACTTTGAATATTGCCAGGAATAGTATACTATATATGGGAGATGATATTCCAGATATGGAAATTATGAAATCTGTCGCATTGCCTTGCTCCCCGATAGATGCTGTTCAAGAGGTTAAAGAAATATCTAAATATATTTCTCCAAAAGAAGGCGGAAAAGGATGCGTAAGAGATGTAATTGAACAAACTTTAAAAATTCAAAAAAACTGGTTTTAAAAAAAAAATAGTGTCCTAAATAAGCAGACACTATTTTTTTTCTTTAACTACATCATTCCTCCCATTCCTCCACCTCCAGCTCCAGGCATTGGAGGAGTATTGATTTCCTCTTTTTTAATTTCTGTAACAACACATTCAGTAGTTAACAACATTCCAGATACTGAAGCCGCATTTTCCAATGCTACTCTAGCTACCTTAGTAGGATCTATAATCCCTTCTACTATCATGTTTTTATACTCTCCAATTTTTGCATCATAACCAAAATCTCCTTTTCCTTCGGCTACTTTAGCCACTACTACAGATCCTTCTCCACCTGCATTAGCCACTATTTGACGCAAAGGTTCCTCTAATGACCTTCTAACTATTTGTATTCCAGTATCTTGATCTGGGTTCTCTCCCATAAAATGATCTAACGATTTTATAGCACGAACTAGTGCTACTCCTCCTCCCGCTACAATTCCTTCTTCAACAGCTGCACGAGTAGCATTCAAAGCGTCATCTACACGATCTTTTTTCTCTTTCATCTCTACTTCAGATGCTGCGCCTACATAAAGAACTGCAACCCCTCCTGCCAATTTAGCAAGACGTTCTTGCAATTTTTCTTTGTCATAATCCGATGTAGTAGTTTCTATTTGAGCTTTTATTTGATCAACACGTGCTCTTATATCTTTTTTACTTCCGCCACCATTAACAATAGTTGTATTATCTTTATCAATAATAACCCTTTCTGCCTTTCCTAGCATGTTAAGTTTAACATCTTCTAGTTTGCTGCCAGTTTCTTCAGAAATTACGGTACCTCCTGTAAGAATTGCAATATCTTCCAACATAGCTTTTCTTCTGTCACCGAAACCAGGAGCTTTTATAGCTGCTACTTTCAAGGTTCCACGTATTTTGTTAACGACTAATGTAGCCAAAGCTTCTCCTTCTACTTCTTCTGAAATAATTAATAAAGGTTTTCCAGATTGTGCCACAGGTTCTAATATAGGCAGCAAATCTTTCATAGCAGCTATTTTTTTATCGGATAAAAGAATTTGCGGTTGATCAAATTCTGTTATCATTTTTTCTGTATTTGTGACAAAATAAGGAGACTGATATCCTCTATCAAATTGCATACCTTCAACTACATCTACGGATGTATCTGTTCCTTTAGCTTCTTCTACAGTAATAACTCCTTCTTTTCCTACTTTTTCAAAAGCATCTGCTATTAATGCACCAGTTTTTTCATCATTATTTGCAGAGATAGAAGCCACTTGCTTAATTTTTTCTGTATTTCCTCCAACTTCTCTAGATTGTTTTTTCAAATCCGAAATAACGACTTCCAAAGCTTTATCTATTCCTCTTTTTAAATCCATAGGATTAGCTCCAGCAGCAACATTTTTCAATCCTTCTCTAACAATAGCTTGCGCTAGAACAGTAGCAGTTGTGGTCCCATCTCCTGCGACATCATTCGTTTTAGAGGCGACTTCTTTAACCATTTGAGCTCCTAAATTCTCTATAGGATCCTCTAGCTCTATTTCCTTAGCCACGGTAACTCCATCTTTGGTTACTTGAGGACCTCCAAAAGATTTTTGCAATACCACATTACGTCCTTTTGGCCCTAAAGTTACTTTAACAGCATTAGCCAATGCATCTACACCTTTTTTTAACTTATCTCTTGCTTCAATATCAAATTTAATATCTTTTGCCATAATTTTTATATTTTTATTAGTTGTAATTTGTGGATTTATTATCCTAAAATCATATAATAGCTATAACATCAGACTCTCTCATAATAAGATATTCTTCTCCTTCCCATTTCAGTTCAGTTCCTGAATACTTTCCATATAAAACTCTGTCTCCCTCTTTTAGGATCATAGGTTCATCTTTTTTTCCATTTCCAACTGCTATTATAGTGCCTTTTTGTGGTTTTTCTTTTGCAGTATCAGGAATGATAATACCTGAAGCTGTTTTTGTTTCAGCAGGATCAGGTTGCACTAAAACACGATCTGCTAAAGGTTTAATCTTTACTTTCCCCATATTTAAAATAATTTTTAAGGTTAACGATACTTATCGTTCAAAGCCAAAAACATGCCAAATGTAAAAAATTCGAATTTTTTACATTTGTATAAAATTTAATGCCATAATGACATATTTACTGTTTGTATTTTAATAATAAATTGAAAAAAAAGTTAAAAACAAGATAATGATAGATAAGGTCCAAGTTATTTTTTCCAAAAAAATATTAGTTCTCTTTATTCCAAAAAATCTAAAATTTTTCTCCATAAAAGATTGAGAAATAAATCCTTTTTTAGGATTTTGGATCAAAATTATCCCAATAAGAAACAAACATGTTAGAATAATAAAAAATCCAATAAGTATAGTTAAATACATTAATCGTTTTTTTTACCAATTATTAAATATTCTATTGTATAATTTTACTACAAAATTTTTTGTAATTCGATCTATTATATAAGAATTATCCAGGAAAAAAACCTCCTCATGAGGAACTTTCTCTAAAATTTCAAAATTTTGAGTCCAATTTTTCTCTGGATTAGAATTATCTTTGCAAAAAATTTTTGCTTTTATTTCAATTATTTTCAATGGATAATTTTTTATTGAATGTATTTTATAATCAGTAATTTTCCCCTCTAAAAGAAGATCTCCATTTTTCAAAACTAAACCTAAAGGATTATGCAAAAGGATATAATCTTCGAATTTTTTTTTCATTTCAAATGAAAGAGATTTTCCTGGGATATTTATTTCTTCCGAAAAATTTCCAAGTTCTATTGTTTTTTCTCTTTTGGAGGAATATACATGATTAAAAAATACAGTTAAACCAGTGATAAAAATAATCAGAATTTTCTTACAGACCATATTGTTTGATTTTCCTATACAATGTTCTTTCTGAAATCCCTAACTCTCTAGCTGTTTTTCTCCTTTTTCCATTATTTTTTTTTAGAGCCTTTTGAATAAATTCTATTTCTTTTTTCTGTAAAGAAAAAGTGTTTGATTCGTTTTTATTAGTAGAATCTTCTTCTACTTCTTCATAATCAAAATCTTCATTTGTCGATGGATTTTTAGATGAATTAGAAGAATGTTCTAATCTAAATATAGAATCTTCTACTATAGATTTTACAGGATTATTGGAGGGTTTGATCATATTTCCAAAAACTTTTTCCATAAGTTGTTGATTTTCTTCTAAAAAATTATTATTAGTATTATTTTTACTTTTTATCAATTGAAAGGTTAAATTTTTTAGATTATTCAAATTTTTTCTCATGTCAAACAAAATTTTATAAAGAAAATCTCTTTCATTTGAAAAATCATGAAAGAATTGTTCGTTATTTGAACTAGAAAATGATAAAGAAGGAATATTTTCTGGAAGATATTCTTTTAATTTTTCTATAGAAATTTCACGTTTTTTTCTAACTACAGATACTTGTTCTGTTAAGTTTTTTAATTGTCTAATATTTCCAGGCCAAGGATAATTTTCTAAATACTTAAAGGCATCTTCAGTAAGTTTTATTGGAGGCATGTGATATTTTTCAGCAAAATCATTAGAAAATTTTTTAAACAATAATCTAATATCGTTCTTACGAAAACGTAAAGGAGGGACATTAATTTGTACAGTATTTAGACGATAAAATAAATCTTCTCTAAATTTTCCTTTTTGAATAGATTCTATCATATTCAAATTAGTAGCAGCTACAATGCGTATATTAGTCTTTTGTATTTGAGAAGATCCTACTTTAATAAATTCACCGGATTCTAAAACTCTAAGAAGACGAACTTGTGTAGTTAAAGGTAGTTCTCCTACTTCATCTAAAAAAATAGTTCCTCCATCTGCCCCTTCAAAATATCCTTTACGCATACTTGTAGCCCCTGTAAAAGATCCTTTTTCGTGTCCAAATAATTCGCTATCAATTGTTCCTTCTGGAATAGCCCCACAATTTACAGCTATATAAGAATGATGTTTTCTACAAGAAAATTGATGAATAATTTTTGGAATGAATTCTTTTCCTACTCCACTCTCTCCAAGAACTAATACAGAAATATCTGTAGGCGCTACTTGAACAGCTTTTTCCAAAGCTCTATGCAAGGAATATTCATTTCCAACAATACTAAATTTTTGTTTTATATTGTGAATAGATTCCATGTATGGAATGGATTTTATTATTTATTTTCATTGTCATCTATTTTTCCTATTAATGTGGCAGATGTACAATTAGTTATTTTCACAAAAACTGTTTCTCCTATCTTTGATAGCTTTTTTGGAAAAACTACCACAATATTTTGCGTATTCCGTCCATACCAATCTTGATTGTTTTTTTTGGATTTTCCTTCTATTAAAACTTCTTGTATTGTTCCCAAATATTTTTTCATTCGAAAAATAGAATGAATTCTTTGTAAATCAATAATTTCTTTTAATCTTCTTTTTTTTACATTTTCTGGAACATTATCTTTTAATTTTTTATAAGCATAGGTTCCAGGCCTAGGAGAATAAGAAAACATGTACCCATAATCATATTTCACTTTATTCATTAAGCTAATAGTTTCTAGATGATCTTCTTCTTCCTCATTACAAAAACCTGTTATAATATCATGTGAAATAGAACATTCAGGGACTATAGATCTAATTTTCTGTATTAGAGAAAGATATTTTTCTATGGTATATTTTCTATTCATCAGTTTTAATATTTTATTACTTCCTGATTGAACTGGTAAATGAATGTGTTTGCATATGTTAGAATGTTTTGAAATAACTTCTATCACTCTATCAGACATATCATGAGGATTAGATGTGGAAAATCGAATTCGCATAAATGGTATTTTTGAAGCTAATAAATCCAAAAGTCTTGAAAAATCAATTATTTTTTCGTTGCTATTATCTATTTTTATCTTTTTTTTTAAACCACCCCCAAACCAAAGATAAGAATCTACATTTTGACCTAACAGAGTTACTTCTTTATATCCCTTTTCGTATAAGTTTTCACATTCTTTAATTATAGAATATGGACTACTGCTTCTTTCTCTTCCTCTTGTAAAAGGAACTATGCAAAACGTACACATATTATCACATCCTCTTGTTATACTTAAAAAAGTGGTTATCTTTTTTTTATTATGGATAGGGACTAATATTTTCATATGTTTCATCTTGATTATCAGATAATAAAAATGGATTTTTATTTTTTTTTCATCATTCATCATAACTAAACGAATGATATCAGGTATCTTTCTATAAGAATTTGGACCTATAGAAAAATCTATTAGATTTGAATATTTTTCTGATTTTGATAAACATCCAAGAATCCCAAATAATGGAATTTTTTGATTATTTGATTTTAAATATCTTAAATTATCTAATCTTTTTTCAATAGATAGTTCTGCTTTCTTCCGTATTGCACATGTATTGAGTAGGATAATATGAGCTTTTTTTAAATTATTTGTTAATAAAAATCCATTTTTTGATAGGATTGAAATTATTATTTCAGTATCAGAAGTATTCATATGACAGCCATAACTTTCTATATAATAGAAAAATGGAGTTTTTAATGTGCTTAAAAAATTTTTTTTCATCTCATTTATAAAATTATTTATGAATGATTATAATAAAGGTAAAAAAATAAAATGTCATTATGTCATAATTGAAAAATATCCTTGAAATTTTAGGATGGAAATGGAAGATGAAGAATTTTTTTAGCCAAAAGAATCATGTTTTTGTCTCCTGTGGATTTCTCCTCCACATTAGAGAGTTTCACAACCGATATCCATTTTTTTTCCGGTAGAGCTTTTACCATTTTTATGACTATATTCATAGAAGGTGGTCCTACATCATTAGTAAAATTAGTTCCTATTCCAAAAAATGGATTTATCCTTTTTTTGCAAAAAGAGGAAATACTAGCTACTTTATATGGATCTAGGTTATCAGAAAATATAATTTTTTTTTTCAAAGGATTTATTTTAAATCTATTATAATGTTTTATAGTTTCATTAATAAATGAAATAGGATTTCCACTGTCATGTCTAATTCCTTCGAAGATATTTGCTAGTTTTTTATCGAAATTTTTGAAGAATATAGAAGAGGTATATGTATCGGATAAGGCAATTCCTAGATTCCTCCCATATATGTTTAACCAGTTTTCCATAGCTATTCGATCAGCTATATTGAACCCATATTTAGCTGCATGAAACATCACCCATTCATGCCCATGGGTTCCAAGAGGTTTAATGGAAAAAACTTGAGATAGGTGAACATTACTACTTCCCATAAAGAAAGGAGTTCCATCTTCTTTGAGAATTTTCAAAACTAATTTTTGAACTTCATAAGAATATCTTCTTCTAGTTCCATACTCTCCGATTTTAACATTTAACTTTTTGTATTCGGCTAATTTTTTTCTTGTTAGAAAAATAATCTTATTATTGGAAATACGTTTTGCTCCTGTCAAATGATAATACAATTCAGATATTATTGCCATTAAAGGAACTTCCCATAAAATAGTTCTACTCCATAATCCTTCTATATAGATTTGTATATTTTTTCCATTCTGAGATATATTAACTTCTTTTGGATCGTATTGGTATTTTTCTAAATAATCTAAATAAGAAGAGTCTAAGTAAGGACAGTTTTTTTCTAAAAAAATTCTTTCTTTATTTGATAATTTTAAGTTAGACATTTTTTTTAGATGATTTTTTAATATTTTGGAAAAATCCTTTGGAAAAGAGTGTTTTCCACGATTAATCAATTCATATTTTGCTTTTGCTGAGGGGAATAATTTTATTATAGCATTTTGCATAGTAAACTTGTAAAAGTCATTGTCTAATAAAGACCATACAATAGGGAATTCTTTCATT
Protein-coding sequences here:
- a CDS encoding 30S ribosomal protein THX; its protein translation is MGKGDKKTRRGKIRNKTYGNLRPNPRNTRKKKRETNNH
- the coaE gene encoding dephospho-CoA kinase (Dephospho-CoA kinase (CoaE) performs the final step in coenzyme A biosynthesis.), whose translation is MKYFLIGVTGKMGTGKSLFSSFFERKGIPVYSSDKRGKILMNKIENIRKNIIKIFGKKSYEKNRINTNFLSEKVFRDPIALKLLCSIVHPWVFLDFKNWILSQKKTLYFIKESAILFESGAYKNCDLIITLTSPVETMIERVMKRDNLKEDQILNRLNIQISNRKKIKHSNIIIKNIQDISFLEKKAKKIHKEIISKIYKKNGKRR
- the yajC gene encoding preprotein translocase subunit YajC, translating into MFSILQQNPITNTLWMFALIFIVFYFFMIRPQIRKQKIEKKFQENIKKGNHIVTSSGIHGKIIEVTDHFYILETIVGKIKLERNTISKELTQLRYGNTFSAKTPKIEKK
- the nusB gene encoding transcription antitermination factor NusB — its product is MLIRRYFRIRSLQFLYAQHLSKMDSSKVEKNMLQSIDELHDLYISLLHLILKIRDKALKINRFIPKNKISPVQKIAYNSVIKILSNNKYLLEYDYKKKNSEKILWEKQDQYVLFLLKEIQESNFLDIQEPNSSFEKDKNFLIKYYKNFVIPNKKLVEYIEDLYINGSNDLYIAHMMVCKTLQFIQLSTPKNFKLYNVYRNDESKKFIVSLYRNTIFHKREFNELISNISNNWNIERIAIIDLIILQMAICEFLYFPNIPPKATMNEYIEIAKIFCMDKSKTFINGILDQVFKLLHKNNKIFKVGKGLK
- a CDS encoding ABC transporter ATP-binding protein, translating into MGFILILISNVLTLLPIPYIGKSINIIKNIFTSFSKHDTRDYSNLEMKICIYTGIILIIPIIGGFVKYHMRQCIITTSRMIEFDIKNEIFSHYQKLNLSFYRKNSTGDLMNRLTEDVSFIRQYIGPGVMYFINLVVLFLMVIIQMFRIDRTLTFYVILPIPILFVSIYYISIYITKKSEEVQNYQSIICSFMQETFSGIQVIKSFVSEKFFQEKHKKVILEYRNKNIELAKIDTILSSVIIFLIGTSHLLILFFGGKKYFKGEIREIGTIAEFFTYINVLIFPFIILGWVVSIVERAKVSQIRINEFLKETPEIFNNNNLIKTKIFGKVQFKNVSFIYNRKDKPTKTISKVSFTIPKGKTLILTGETGSGKTTIGRLISRLYDPYKGEILIDNLSLKNHDLYNFRSKIGYVPQESFLFSDSIYNNIALGSIEKVEPCKVYDAAKKAMIENDILNFKNGYETVIGERGITLSGGQKQRICIARAIIRNPSILIFDDSFSAIDQKTRKSIIRYIKEDMKNTTIIIITHDISYISDFDLIIVLKNGKISKIGNHSIFF
- a CDS encoding DUF3276 family protein; this translates as MDEKENIKERNEICSRTLKTGSRTYFFDARETRAGDYYLTITESKKNFSETGEVTYKKHKIYLYKEDFSKFQSILDDMIRFIINEKGREVISERHQKDFKNHAFNQEIKDVQKKTSETKNFTNIDFEDI
- a CDS encoding HAD family hydrolase, with the translated sequence MNNINTFIFDVDGVLTNCTLNLFPDGNMVRQMFAKDGYAMQLAKKKGYNLCIITRGSDLMVFRRLRGLNIRHIYQGVNNKKKYLDEYCHTLNIARNSILYMGDDIPDMEIMKSVALPCSPIDAVQEVKEISKYISPKEGGKGCVRDVIEQTLKIQKNWF
- the groL gene encoding chaperonin GroEL (60 kDa chaperone family; promotes refolding of misfolded polypeptides especially under stressful conditions; forms two stacked rings of heptamers to form a barrel-shaped 14mer; ends can be capped by GroES; misfolded proteins enter the barrel where they are refolded when GroES binds), whose translation is MAKDIKFDIEARDKLKKGVDALANAVKVTLGPKGRNVVLQKSFGGPQVTKDGVTVAKEIELEDPIENLGAQMVKEVASKTNDVAGDGTTTATVLAQAIVREGLKNVAAGANPMDLKRGIDKALEVVISDLKKQSREVGGNTEKIKQVASISANNDEKTGALIADAFEKVGKEGVITVEEAKGTDTSVDVVEGMQFDRGYQSPYFVTNTEKMITEFDQPQILLSDKKIAAMKDLLPILEPVAQSGKPLLIISEEVEGEALATLVVNKIRGTLKVAAIKAPGFGDRRKAMLEDIAILTGGTVISEETGSKLEDVKLNMLGKAERVIIDKDNTTIVNGGGSKKDIRARVDQIKAQIETTTSDYDKEKLQERLAKLAGGVAVLYVGAASEVEMKEKKDRVDDALNATRAAVEEGIVAGGGVALVRAIKSLDHFMGENPDQDTGIQIVRRSLEEPLRQIVANAGGEGSVVVAKVAEGKGDFGYDAKIGEYKNMIVEGIIDPTKVARVALENAASVSGMLLTTECVVTEIKKEEINTPPMPGAGGGGMGGMM
- the groES gene encoding co-chaperone GroES, which translates into the protein MGKVKIKPLADRVLVQPDPAETKTASGIIIPDTAKEKPQKGTIIAVGNGKKDEPMILKEGDRVLYGKYSGTELKWEGEEYLIMRESDVIAII
- the secG gene encoding preprotein translocase subunit SecG yields the protein MYLTILIGFFIILTCLFLIGIILIQNPKKGFISQSFMEKNFRFFGIKRTNIFLEKITWTLSIIILFLTFFSIYY
- a CDS encoding sigma-54-dependent Fis family transcriptional regulator, with product MESIHNIKQKFSIVGNEYSLHRALEKAVQVAPTDISVLVLGESGVGKEFIPKIIHQFSCRKHHSYIAVNCGAIPEGTIDSELFGHEKGSFTGATSMRKGYFEGADGGTIFLDEVGELPLTTQVRLLRVLESGEFIKVGSSQIQKTNIRIVAATNLNMIESIQKGKFREDLFYRLNTVQINVPPLRFRKNDIRLLFKKFSNDFAEKYHMPPIKLTEDAFKYLENYPWPGNIRQLKNLTEQVSVVRKKREISIEKLKEYLPENIPSLSFSSSNNEQFFHDFSNERDFLYKILFDMRKNLNNLKNLTFQLIKSKNNTNNNFLEENQQLMEKVFGNMIKPSNNPVKSIVEDSIFRLEHSSNSSKNPSTNEDFDYEEVEEDSTNKNESNTFSLQKKEIEFIQKALKKNNGKRRKTARELGISERTLYRKIKQYGL